Below is a window of Streptomyces genisteinicus DNA.
CCTGGCCCGCTCCAGCGGCGAGAGCGTGCACCTCGGCGTGCTGCACCAGCACGGGGTGCTCGTCGTGCACCACGTCTTCCGCCCCGACGACAGCCGCCAGGTGCTGGAGGTCGGCGCCATGCAGCCGCTGCACTCCACGGCCCTCGGCAAGGTGCTCGCCGCCTACGACCCGGTGGCGCACACCGAGGCCGTCGAGGTGGAGCGCAAGTCGTTCACCCCCGCCACGGTGACCGAGCTGGACGCCTTCGAGGAGCTGCTCGACCTCACCCGGGCCAAGGGCTGGGCAGCCGACGTGGAGGAGACCTGGGAGGGCGTGGCATCGGTGGCCGCCCCCATCCACGACCGCCGGCGCATGCCGGTGGGCGCGGTCGCCATCACGGGCGCCGTGGAGCGCGTCTGCACCGGCGGCGAGCTCCGCTCCGACCTGGTCGCGGCGGTGCGGGACTGCGCCCGCGCGGTCTCGCGCGATCTGGGCGCCGGCCGCTTCTGAGCCCCGGGCGGGGACCCGCCCCTCCCCCGCGCCCGCCGCACACCCCCACCCCTTGCGCGGGCTGCGTGCCGCACCCCCGCGCCCGCGCCGCCGGGCGGCGCCCCCGCCTGCCCGCGCGGCGCACGCGCGGTTGCGGCGCACCCCGGGCGGGCAGGTGCGTACCGGCGGGCGTCCCACCGGGTAACGATCCGGCTTTCGATCCCTCAACCCTTGACGCCGCCTTCACCCCGGAGAAAACTGCCGTGCATCGGTCGGCATTGTCGAACAGCTAACGGCAATACGCGCTAGAGTGTGACAACGCCAAGGGCCGGCATTCGCCCCCATCTGAGGGCGCGGACCTCCGGAGGGACCCGGGGTCCGCCTTCCCCTGGACGTAGGACAAAGGAGTCGCGGGTGGACAGCGACAAGATCTTCATCGGTGAGACCATCGGCACCGCCGTGCTCATCCTGCTCGGTGGCGGCGTCTGTGCCGCCGTCACCCTCAAGAGCTCCAAGGCCCGGGGTGCGGGCTGGCTCGCCATCACCTTCGGGTGGGGCTTCGCCGTGCTCACCGCGGTGTACACGACCGCCGCGCTCTCCGGCGCCCACCTCAACCCGGCGGTCACGCTCGGCATCGCGATCAAGGACGACAGCTGGGGCGACGTCCCCGTCTACCTCGCCGGACAGCTGCTCGGCGCGATGATCGGCGCCGCGCTCGTGTGGATCGCGTACTACGGGCAGTTCCGCGCCCACCTCACCGACCCCGAGATCGTCGGCGACCCCGCCGACAAGCCGGCCGAGGGCCCCCACGCGGAGGGCGACGGCCACGCCGGCCCCGTGCTCGGCATCTTCTCCACCGGCCCCGAGATCCGGAACGTCTGGCAGAACCTGGCGACCGAGATCATCGGCACCCTGGTCCTGGTGCTCGCCGTGCTCACCCAGGGTCTGAACGAGAGCGGCAAGGGCCTCGGGCCCGTCGGCGGCCTGATCACCGCCCTCGTGGTGGTCGCGGTCGGCCTGTCGCTCGGCGGCCCCACCGGCTACGCCATCAACCCGGCCCGCGACCTCGGCCCCCGCATCGTGCACGCCCTGCTTCCGCTGCCGAACAAGGGCGGCTCCGACTGGAGCTACGCCTGGATCCCCGTCGCCGGCCCCCTGATCGGTGCGGCCGCCGCCGCGGGTATCTACAACATCGCGTTCGCCTGAGACACGACCGCCGCACGAGCCGTACATCCTCAGACCTGAGCAGGAGCACCCCGTGACCGACGCACCCACCACCACGTCCTCCCACGGCACCGGGCCGTTCATCGCGGCCATCGACCAGGGCACCACGTCCAGCCGCTGCATCGTCTTCGACAAGGACGGCCGGATCGTCTCGGTCGACCAGAAGGAGCACGAGCAGATCTTCCCCAAGCCGGGCTGGGTCGAGCACGACGCCGCCGAGATCTGGACCAACGTCCAGGAGGTCGTCGCCGGCGCGATCCGCAAGGCCGGGATCACCGCCGCCGACGTCAAGGCGATCGGCATCACCAACCAGCGCGAGACCACCCTGCTGTGGGACCGCCGCACCGGTGAGCCCGTCCACAACGCCATCGTCTGGCAGGACACCCGCACCGACGCCCTCTGCAAGGAACTCGGCCGCAACGTCGGCCAGGACCGCTTCCGCCGCGAGACCGGCCTGCCGCTGGCCTCCTACTTCGCCGGCCCGAAGGCCCGCTGGCTGCTGGACAACGTCGAGGGCCTGCGCGAGCGCGCCGAGCGCGGCGACATCCTCTTCGGGACCATGGACTCCTGGGTCATCTGGAACCTGACCGGCGGCACCGACGGCGGCGTGCACGTCACCGACGTCACCAACGCCTCGCGCACCATGCTGATGAACCTGCACACCATGGAGTGGGACGACAAGATCCTCCAGTCCATGGAGGTGCCCGCCGCGATCCTCCCCGAGATCCGCTCGTCCGCCGAGGTCTACGGCACCGCCAAGGGCGGCGCCCTCGACGGCGTCCCGGTCGCCTCCGCGCTCGGCGACCAGCAGGCCGCCCTCTTCGGGCAGACCTGTTTCGCCAAGGGCGAGGCCAAGTCCACCTACGGCACCGGCACCTTCATGCTGATGAACACCGGTGACCAGCCGGTCAACTCGTACAACGGCCTGCTGACGACCGTCGGCTACCGCATCGGCGACGAGCAGGCCGTGTACGCGCTGGAGGGCTCCATCGCCGTCACCGGTTCGCTGGTGCAGTGGATGCGCGACCAGATGGGCCTGATCAACTCCGCCGCCGAGATCGAGACCCTGGCGCTGTCCGTCGAGGACAACGGCGGCGCGTACTTCGTGCCGGCCTTCTCCGGCCTGTTCGCCCCCTACTGGCGCTCCGACGCGCGCGGCGTGATCGCCGGCCTGACCCGGTACGTCACCAAGGCGCACATCGCCCGTGCCGTGCTGGAGGCCACCGCCTGGCAGACCCGTGAGATCACCGACGCCATGACCAAGGACTCCGGCGTCGAGCTGACCGCGCTCAAGGTCGACGGCGGCATGACCTCCAACAACCTGCTGATGCAGACGCTCTCGGACTTCCTGGACGCCCCCGTGGTGCGTCCGATGGTGGCCGAGACCACCTGCCTCGGCGCCGCCTACGCCGCCGGCCTGGCCGT
It encodes the following:
- a CDS encoding IclR family transcriptional regulator, translating into MAKNIQSLERAAAMLRLLAGGERRLGLSDIASSLDLAKGTAHGILRTLQAEGFVEQDPASGRYQLGAELLRLGNSYLDVHELRARALVWTDDLARSSGESVHLGVLHQHGVLVVHHVFRPDDSRQVLEVGAMQPLHSTALGKVLAAYDPVAHTEAVEVERKSFTPATVTELDAFEELLDLTRAKGWAADVEETWEGVASVAAPIHDRRRMPVGAVAITGAVERVCTGGELRSDLVAAVRDCARAVSRDLGAGRF
- a CDS encoding MIP/aquaporin family protein, with the protein product MDSDKIFIGETIGTAVLILLGGGVCAAVTLKSSKARGAGWLAITFGWGFAVLTAVYTTAALSGAHLNPAVTLGIAIKDDSWGDVPVYLAGQLLGAMIGAALVWIAYYGQFRAHLTDPEIVGDPADKPAEGPHAEGDGHAGPVLGIFSTGPEIRNVWQNLATEIIGTLVLVLAVLTQGLNESGKGLGPVGGLITALVVVAVGLSLGGPTGYAINPARDLGPRIVHALLPLPNKGGSDWSYAWIPVAGPLIGAAAAAGIYNIAFA
- the glpK gene encoding glycerol kinase GlpK → MTDAPTTTSSHGTGPFIAAIDQGTTSSRCIVFDKDGRIVSVDQKEHEQIFPKPGWVEHDAAEIWTNVQEVVAGAIRKAGITAADVKAIGITNQRETTLLWDRRTGEPVHNAIVWQDTRTDALCKELGRNVGQDRFRRETGLPLASYFAGPKARWLLDNVEGLRERAERGDILFGTMDSWVIWNLTGGTDGGVHVTDVTNASRTMLMNLHTMEWDDKILQSMEVPAAILPEIRSSAEVYGTAKGGALDGVPVASALGDQQAALFGQTCFAKGEAKSTYGTGTFMLMNTGDQPVNSYNGLLTTVGYRIGDEQAVYALEGSIAVTGSLVQWMRDQMGLINSAAEIETLALSVEDNGGAYFVPAFSGLFAPYWRSDARGVIAGLTRYVTKAHIARAVLEATAWQTREITDAMTKDSGVELTALKVDGGMTSNNLLMQTLSDFLDAPVVRPMVAETTCLGAAYAAGLAVGFWPDTDALRANWRRAAEWTPRMEADRREREYKNWLKAVERTMGWLDEEN